Proteins encoded in a region of the Aquila chrysaetos chrysaetos chromosome 25, bAquChr1.4, whole genome shotgun sequence genome:
- the ATPAF2 gene encoding ATP synthase mitochondrial F1 complex assembly factor 2 gives MLSGCRRLLWGRFPTARFPRPPPAAAGSGPVGPGGGRGYAPPAERKRFYQNVSISQGEGGFEINLDHRKLKTPQGKLFTVPSEALAIAVATEWDSQKDTIKFYTMHLTTLCNTALDNPTQRNKMQLIRAAVKFLETDTVCYRVEEPAALAELQRNEWDPVVAWAEKRYNVAIGSSTSILGPNIPASTKETFVSHLASYNMWALQGIEYVITQLKSLILSMGLIDRHITVEKAVLLSRLEEEYQIQRWGSVEWAHDYDLCELRARTAAGTLFVHLCSESSTVKHKLLQD, from the exons ATGTTGAGCGGTTGCCGCCGGTTGCTGTGGGGCCGCTTCCCGACCGCCCGGTTCCCCCGACCGCCTCCTGCCGCTGCCGGGAGCGGCCCGGTGGGGCCGGGCGGGGGTCGGGGCTACGCCCCACCGGCAG AGAGGAAGCGGTTTTACCAGAACGTGAGCATCTCACAAGGAGAAG GAGGCTTTGAAATAAACCTGGACCACCGAAAGCTGAAAACGCCCCAGGGCAAGCTCTTCACTGTCCCCAGTGAGGCCTTGGCCATTGCAGTGGCAACAGAGTGGGACTCCCAGAAAGACACCATCAAGTTCTACACTATGCACCTG ACCACACTGTGCAACACGGCGCTGGACAATCCCACACAGCgaaacaaaatgcagctgatCCGTGCGGCTGTGAAGTTCCTGGAGACTGACACTGTCTG CTATCGTGTGGAGGAGCCAGCCGCCTTGGCGGAGCTGCAGAGGAATGAATGGGATCCCGTTGTCGCCTGGGCTGAGAAAAG GTACAACGTGGCAATTGGCTCCTCGACCAGCATCCTGGGGCCAAACATTCCAGCCAGCACCAAGGAGACCTTCGTCAGCCATCTGGCGTCCTACAACATGTGGGCCCTGCAAG GTATAGAATATGTAATCACCCAGCTGAAATCTCTGATTCTGTCCATGGGTCTGATTGACAGGCACATTACAGTAGAGAAAGCCGTGCTTCTGTCTCGCCTGGAGGAAGAATACCAG aTTCAGCGGTGGGGCAGTGTGGAGTGGGCCCATGACTATGATCTGTGCGAGCTGCGTGCTCGCACGGCCGCTGGGACTCTCTTTGTTCACCTCTGTTCAGAGAGCTCGACTGTAAAACACAAGCTGTTGCAGGACTga